The Shinella zoogloeoides genome includes a region encoding these proteins:
- a CDS encoding amino acid deaminase yields MNRNHAHPLLDHRTKGIPGGTEPFPLESIADKNWNVLRGDLPLPLAILHEPAIANNERWMREFCEKANVSLAPHGKTTMCPQLFRRQLDGGAWAITLSTAHQVQVARDFGVNRILVANQIVDPRFLDFVMRELDGDPGFDFLCLIDSEEGAHFAGRHIRGLGSRRRLGVLIEIGAMGGRTGARDPARIRAIADVIGSYDRELELRGIESFEGIFGGRPDDNLGKVRALMELTTAAARDLDARGAFTGEEIVLSAGGSAYYDIVVEHLGALKLSRPTRVVTRSGCYITHDALMYREHFASLQARSERVRAVPGELRPSLQVVTRVQSMPEKGLAFLTGGKRDLSFDVHLPAPSLWFRPGEHQAPVGLGAGHEIFTLADQHAFMRVPDDTPLRVGDMVFLDISHPCTTFDKWDVLYGVDGNHDVKTAYKTYF; encoded by the coding sequence ATGAACCGTAATCACGCCCATCCCCTTCTCGATCATCGCACGAAGGGCATTCCGGGAGGGACCGAACCCTTTCCGCTGGAATCCATCGCGGACAAGAACTGGAATGTCCTGCGCGGCGACCTGCCCTTGCCGCTCGCCATCCTGCACGAGCCGGCCATCGCCAACAACGAGCGATGGATGCGGGAATTCTGCGAGAAGGCGAATGTCTCGCTCGCGCCGCATGGCAAGACGACGATGTGCCCGCAGCTTTTCCGCCGCCAGCTCGATGGCGGCGCCTGGGCGATAACCCTTTCGACCGCCCACCAGGTGCAGGTTGCCCGCGATTTCGGCGTCAATCGCATCCTCGTCGCCAACCAGATCGTCGATCCCCGCTTCCTCGATTTCGTCATGCGGGAGTTGGATGGCGATCCGGGCTTTGATTTTCTTTGCCTGATCGATTCCGAGGAAGGCGCCCATTTCGCCGGCCGCCACATCCGGGGCCTCGGGTCCCGGCGCCGGCTGGGCGTCCTGATCGAGATCGGCGCGATGGGTGGCCGCACGGGCGCGCGCGATCCGGCGCGCATACGCGCCATAGCGGACGTCATCGGAAGCTACGACAGGGAGCTGGAACTGCGCGGCATCGAATCCTTCGAAGGAATCTTCGGCGGGCGGCCGGACGATAATCTCGGAAAGGTCCGCGCCCTGATGGAGTTGACCACGGCCGCTGCGCGCGACCTCGATGCCCGCGGCGCATTCACAGGAGAGGAAATCGTCCTGTCCGCCGGCGGATCTGCCTATTACGACATCGTGGTGGAGCACCTTGGCGCGCTGAAGCTCTCACGACCGACCCGGGTCGTGACCCGCTCCGGCTGCTATATCACGCACGACGCTCTGATGTACCGCGAGCATTTCGCTTCGCTGCAGGCGCGCTCGGAGCGCGTGCGCGCCGTCCCCGGCGAGCTGCGGCCCTCGCTCCAGGTCGTCACCCGGGTACAGTCCATGCCGGAAAAGGGGCTGGCGTTCCTGACGGGCGGCAAGCGCGATCTGTCCTTCGACGTGCACCTGCCGGCGCCAAGCCTCTGGTTCCGGCCCGGCGAGCATCAGGCGCCGGTCGGGCTCGGCGCGGGGCACGAGATTTTTACCCTGGCGGACCAGCATGCCTTCATGCGGGTGCCGGACGACACTCCGCTGCGGGTGGGCGACATGGTGTTCCTCGACATTTCCCATCCCTGCACGACCTTCGACAAATGGGACGTGCTCTACGGTGTCGACGGGAACCACGATGTGAAGACGGCCTACAAGACCTATTTCTGA
- the nadE gene encoding NAD(+) synthase, translating to MTAQTSHRPAFAPLVLDPEAEVERITGWMRERLRLDLRKRGLVLGLSGGIDSSVSAALAVRALGAKNVFALFMPENDSDPESLRLGRSVAETFGIDSVVEDIGPALAAMGCYERRDAFIREAVPEYGTGWASKIVFDNPMTTGGYNISSLVVRSPQGETRKVRLGAGAYLGIVAATNMKQRTRKQLEYYHADRLNFAVLGTPNRLEYDQGFFVKNGDGAADIKPIAHLYKSQVYQLAAHLGVPAEILSRPPTTDTYSLPQTQEEFYFALPYDKMDICLYGLENAVPADVIAEATGLKASDVELVWADIAAKRKVARYLHSQPLIIS from the coding sequence ATGACCGCACAGACATCCCACAGGCCCGCATTCGCCCCGCTGGTGCTCGATCCCGAAGCGGAGGTGGAGCGCATCACGGGATGGATGCGCGAACGGCTGCGCCTCGACCTGCGCAAGCGCGGCCTCGTGCTCGGCCTTTCGGGCGGCATCGATTCCTCTGTCTCGGCGGCGCTGGCCGTGCGGGCGCTCGGCGCGAAGAACGTCTTCGCGCTCTTCATGCCGGAAAACGATTCCGATCCGGAGAGCCTGCGGCTCGGGCGGAGCGTGGCGGAAACCTTCGGCATCGACAGCGTCGTGGAAGATATCGGGCCGGCGCTTGCGGCGATGGGGTGCTACGAGCGGCGCGATGCCTTCATTCGCGAGGCGGTGCCGGAATATGGAACCGGCTGGGCCTCCAAGATCGTCTTCGACAATCCGATGACGACGGGCGGCTACAACATCTCCTCGCTGGTCGTCCGCTCGCCGCAGGGCGAGACGCGCAAGGTGCGCCTCGGCGCCGGCGCGTATCTCGGCATCGTCGCGGCGACGAACATGAAGCAGCGCACCCGCAAGCAGCTCGAATACTACCATGCCGACCGGCTGAACTTCGCCGTGCTCGGCACGCCGAACCGGCTGGAATACGACCAAGGCTTCTTCGTCAAGAACGGCGACGGCGCTGCCGACATCAAGCCGATCGCCCATCTCTACAAATCGCAGGTCTACCAGCTCGCCGCCCATCTCGGCGTGCCGGCCGAAATCCTCTCCCGCCCGCCGACCACCGATACCTATTCGCTGCCGCAGACGCAGGAGGAATTCTACTTCGCCCTGCCCTACGACAAGATGGACATCTGCCTCTACGGTCTTGAAAATGCCGTGCCCGCCGACGTGATCGCAGAGGCGACGGGGCTGAAGGCGAGCGACGTCGAGCTGGTCTGGGCCGACATCGCGGCCAAGCGCAAGGTCGCGCGCTACCTGCACAGCCAGCCGCTGATCATTTCCTGA
- a CDS encoding amino acid ABC transporter permease, with the protein MNFSLVWEARWLILDSFVVTLYLSASAVVGGTVVGMIVALLRQFGLRPLNLLLRAYVELFRGTPLLMQLFFIYFGLPLVNVSVDRFWAAFIALTCFTSAYVAEVFRSGIEAIPRGQSEAATALGMGFFHRFFWIIAPQALRVSLPPLIGVYVSVIKDTSLATVVGYNELTRRAMELMLRFGHPLEFFITVALLYFAICYPISKLSERLERKLTPSAR; encoded by the coding sequence ATGAATTTCTCTCTGGTCTGGGAAGCACGCTGGCTCATCCTCGACAGTTTCGTCGTCACGCTCTACCTGTCCGCCTCCGCGGTTGTCGGGGGGACGGTTGTCGGGATGATCGTCGCGCTGCTGCGGCAATTCGGGCTGCGCCCGCTGAACCTTCTGCTGCGCGCCTATGTCGAGCTGTTCCGCGGAACGCCGCTGCTGATGCAGCTCTTCTTCATCTATTTCGGCCTGCCGCTGGTCAACGTCTCGGTGGACCGCTTCTGGGCGGCCTTCATCGCCTTGACCTGCTTTACCAGCGCCTATGTCGCCGAGGTGTTCCGCTCCGGCATCGAGGCCATCCCGCGCGGACAGTCGGAAGCGGCGACGGCGCTCGGCATGGGCTTCTTCCACCGCTTCTTCTGGATCATCGCGCCTCAGGCATTGCGGGTTTCGCTGCCGCCCCTGATCGGGGTCTATGTCTCGGTGATCAAGGACACCTCGCTTGCGACGGTGGTCGGCTACAACGAACTGACGCGCCGGGCGATGGAGCTGATGCTGCGCTTCGGCCATCCCCTCGAATTCTTCATTACCGTGGCCCTGCTCTATTTCGCGATCTGCTACCCGATCTCGAAGCTCAGCGAGCGGCTCGAACGCAAGCTGACGCCGAGCGCCCGGTGA
- a CDS encoding substrate-binding domain-containing protein, which yields MTLRTLLATTVALTFAGQALAQDFNDPAEFKKQREQLSMTPQGPEGQPWAQHLGDGMVDTAKYKKDGQVTLCFSNAGVFNPWRVVGLNNLNAEAELHKDRLKELIVVDAEGKDDKQISDIEALVSGGKCDALIVSPNTTAALTPAVEAACGKLPVVVFDRGVNTSCPVTYIHPVGGYGFGITSGEFIASKLKKGDNVLALRIMPGVDVLETRYSAAKNIFDEAGINVIGSEFTGSDRAKTKSVVEDYINRGEKIDAVWMDAGDTATAALEAFEDAGLPYPVISGEDQQDFLRKWQSEKLTAIGPSYPTYQWRTAVIAALDVLDGKQVPGPEWVLPQPAITEDVLANYVDERMPPLHYSLCGCQELPGYPERWGGKK from the coding sequence ATGACACTGAGGACACTTCTGGCGACGACCGTCGCGCTCACATTCGCCGGGCAGGCGCTGGCGCAGGACTTCAACGACCCGGCCGAATTCAAGAAGCAGCGCGAGCAGCTTTCGATGACGCCGCAGGGCCCGGAAGGCCAGCCCTGGGCGCAGCATCTCGGCGACGGCATGGTCGACACGGCGAAATACAAGAAGGACGGCCAGGTCACGCTCTGCTTCTCCAATGCCGGTGTCTTCAACCCCTGGCGCGTCGTCGGCCTCAACAACCTCAATGCCGAGGCCGAGCTGCACAAGGATCGCCTCAAGGAACTGATCGTCGTCGATGCCGAGGGCAAGGACGACAAGCAGATCTCCGATATCGAGGCCCTCGTCAGCGGCGGCAAGTGCGATGCGCTGATCGTCTCGCCGAACACGACGGCGGCGCTCACCCCGGCGGTGGAAGCGGCCTGCGGCAAGCTCCCGGTCGTCGTCTTCGACCGCGGCGTCAATACGAGCTGCCCGGTGACCTATATCCACCCGGTCGGCGGCTACGGCTTCGGCATCACCTCGGGCGAGTTCATCGCCAGCAAGCTGAAGAAGGGCGACAATGTGCTGGCGCTGCGCATCATGCCGGGCGTCGACGTGCTGGAGACCCGCTATTCGGCCGCCAAGAACATCTTCGACGAGGCAGGCATCAACGTGATCGGCTCGGAATTCACCGGCAGCGACCGGGCGAAGACCAAGTCCGTCGTCGAGGACTACATCAACCGCGGCGAGAAGATCGACGCGGTCTGGATGGATGCCGGTGACACGGCGACGGCGGCGCTCGAAGCCTTCGAGGATGCGGGTCTTCCCTATCCGGTCATCAGCGGCGAGGACCAGCAGGACTTCCTGCGCAAGTGGCAGTCGGAGAAGCTGACGGCGATCGGCCCGTCCTACCCGACCTACCAGTGGCGCACGGCCGTCATCGCGGCCCTCGATGTGCTGGACGGCAAGCAGGTTCCCGGCCCCGAATGGGTGCTGCCGCAGCCGGCGATCACCGAGGACGTTCTGGCGAACTATGTCGACGAGCGCATGCCGCCGCTGCACTACAGCCTCTGCGGCTGCCAGGAACTGCCGGGCTACCCGGAACGCTGGGGCGGCAAGAAGTAG
- a CDS encoding transporter substrate-binding domain-containing protein, which yields MGIFSQLRRLAGCAVLSLGVVAGLAAPASAESILDRVVADNKIKVGVMLNVPPFGMKSISGEPEGFDVDVAKLVAEKLGVELEIVDTTSVDRIPNLRSGKVDLIVGTFTGTPERAKVVSFSDPYVTALLAAFAVKADSGIESAADLGSKRIAVTKGTTQDLMVAPEFPDAEIMRFDTEAAALFALAQGQVDAFICDGNVLNYQATIDKSMKVIVDDKFSKLVEYQRLGVPRGDQEWLNWVNMFVFDLNATGKSYELYRKWFNADMPAPLNPRY from the coding sequence ATGGGCATTTTCTCTCAGCTTCGCCGGTTGGCTGGCTGCGCAGTTCTTTCATTGGGAGTGGTGGCAGGGCTTGCCGCGCCGGCAAGCGCCGAGTCGATCCTCGACCGCGTGGTGGCCGACAACAAGATCAAGGTCGGCGTCATGCTGAACGTCCCGCCTTTCGGCATGAAGTCGATCAGCGGCGAGCCTGAAGGCTTTGACGTCGATGTCGCAAAGCTCGTCGCCGAGAAGCTGGGCGTCGAGCTCGAGATCGTCGACACGACGTCGGTGGACCGCATCCCGAACCTTCGTTCGGGCAAGGTGGACCTCATCGTCGGAACGTTCACAGGCACGCCCGAGCGCGCCAAGGTGGTCTCGTTCAGCGATCCCTACGTCACCGCCTTGCTGGCCGCCTTTGCCGTGAAGGCCGACAGCGGGATCGAATCGGCCGCCGATCTCGGCTCCAAGCGCATCGCCGTGACCAAGGGCACCACGCAGGACCTGATGGTCGCGCCGGAATTCCCCGATGCCGAAATCATGCGGTTCGATACCGAGGCCGCCGCCCTCTTCGCGCTGGCGCAGGGTCAGGTCGACGCGTTCATCTGCGACGGCAATGTGCTGAACTATCAGGCGACCATCGACAAGAGCATGAAGGTCATCGTCGACGACAAGTTCAGCAAGCTGGTCGAATACCAGCGCCTCGGCGTGCCACGCGGCGACCAGGAATGGCTGAACTGGGTCAACATGTTCGTCTTCGATCTCAATGCGACCGGCAAGAGCTACGAGCTCTACAGGAAGTGGTTCAACGCCGACATGCCGGCGCCGCTCAATCCCCGCTACTGA
- a CDS encoding amino acid ABC transporter permease translates to MAFHWAAIPRFIPQLLAGAQLTLLITLVAMLIGIVIGVAMAAGRVSRFRLLRMLAGLYVEFVRNTPALLQIFILFFGMPSLGLRMSATTAGSIALGLNAGAYLAEIFRAGLAGVPPGSREAAVALAFNRLQTLVYITAPLAMRAAWPAFCNLFISILLASSLLSAISVYELTGITNDISTKTFLTFEVYSVAALFYVALNVGVSLLLALAGRLLFPPQSR, encoded by the coding sequence ATGGCGTTCCATTGGGCGGCCATCCCCCGCTTCATTCCCCAATTGCTGGCGGGTGCTCAGCTCACCTTGCTCATTACCCTGGTCGCCATGCTCATCGGCATCGTGATCGGCGTGGCGATGGCGGCCGGCCGAGTCAGCCGGTTCCGGCTTCTGCGGATGCTGGCCGGGCTCTATGTGGAATTCGTCCGCAATACGCCCGCGCTCCTGCAGATATTCATCCTGTTCTTCGGCATGCCGAGCCTCGGCCTGCGCATGTCCGCCACCACCGCCGGCAGCATAGCGCTCGGCCTCAATGCCGGCGCCTATCTTGCCGAGATCTTCCGCGCGGGTCTTGCCGGTGTGCCGCCGGGAAGCCGCGAGGCGGCAGTGGCGCTCGCCTTCAACAGGCTGCAGACCCTCGTCTACATCACCGCGCCGCTGGCCATGCGCGCGGCCTGGCCGGCCTTCTGCAATCTCTTCATTTCCATCCTGCTCGCATCGTCGCTTCTGTCGGCCATCTCGGTCTATGAGCTGACCGGCATTACGAACGACATCAGCACCAAGACGTTCCTGACATTCGAAGTCTACAGCGTGGCTGCCCTCTTCTATGTCGCGCTCAATGTCGGCGTGTCGCTGCTGCTCGCCCTTGCCGGCAGGCTGCTGTTCCCGCCGCAATCGAGGTGA
- a CDS encoding RidA family protein, whose product MIKRIKPGQRFCGAVVVNGVVTTAGVTGAGADTVAQTRDILAQIDALLAEAGTSKAKLISASIWLRDIAHFGQMNTVWDEWVDKDNLPVRATVEARLAAPELLVEIQVTALV is encoded by the coding sequence ATGATCAAGCGTATCAAGCCCGGCCAGCGCTTCTGCGGCGCCGTCGTCGTCAACGGCGTCGTCACCACGGCCGGCGTGACCGGCGCGGGCGCCGACACCGTCGCGCAGACCCGCGATATCCTGGCCCAGATCGATGCCCTGCTCGCCGAGGCCGGCACCTCCAAGGCCAAGCTGATCAGCGCCAGCATCTGGCTCCGCGATATCGCCCATTTCGGCCAGATGAACACGGTCTGGGACGAATGGGTCGACAAGGACAACCTGCCGGTCCGCGCCACGGTGGAAGCCCGCCTCGCCGCGCCGGAACTGCTAGTCGAGATCCAGGTGACCGCGCTCGTCTGA
- a CDS encoding RidA family protein: MSLKNAHQSSGADEAALVPVSPGGTYRTVRRAGGTVYLSGQGPMKSDGTFHAGKVGTDIDIPEAYQHARLVARQMLATMEDAGFDLERIEVVKVFGMVNAAPRFEEHPAVINGCSDYLVERLGERGEHARSAVGMGSLPHNMTVEIEAIFRLLD, from the coding sequence ATGTCTTTGAAAAATGCACACCAGTCTTCCGGGGCGGACGAGGCGGCCCTGGTTCCCGTCAGCCCGGGCGGCACATACAGGACCGTCCGCCGCGCGGGCGGGACGGTCTATCTCTCGGGGCAGGGGCCTATGAAGAGCGACGGAACGTTCCACGCCGGCAAGGTCGGAACCGATATCGACATTCCGGAAGCCTACCAGCACGCGCGTCTGGTGGCCCGCCAGATGCTCGCGACGATGGAGGATGCCGGCTTCGATCTCGAGCGTATCGAGGTCGTCAAGGTTTTCGGCATGGTGAATGCCGCCCCCCGTTTCGAGGAGCATCCGGCGGTCATCAACGGCTGCTCCGACTATCTCGTCGAACGGCTGGGCGAGCGCGGCGAACATGCCCGCTCGGCCGTCGGGATGGGCTCGCTGCCGCACAACATGACGGTCGAGATCGAGGCGATCTTCCGCCTTCTCGACTGA
- a CDS encoding class I adenylate-forming enzyme family protein translates to MRIEQYLRQSAVRDGAKTAIVAGDLRLSYDRFLDLSARMATTLRASGVSRGDRVLILLDNGWQAAVAVLATWLAGAVICPVNPSTKAPRLSQIAADCTPAFVITEARLERLVAGVAELADTPRLATGEAGSFEAGLHAAPLPAQDLPDSDLAALIYTSGSTGVPKGVMLAHDNMDAAARSIAFYLENTAADTLLVVLPMSFGYGLNQLVTAMLTGATLVIEKSFAFPQAVFEKIRDERVTGFALVPAMAAMMMQARDLDPSLFASLRYITSAAAPLPPAHFDWLRAFLPHVRVFCMYGQTECTRIAYLPPGEIDARRSSVGIAIPGVRTEVVDEAGVAVPPGTVGELVVTGANVMRGYWRNEAATRKALRPDPRTGAMRLHTGDLFTADADGYLTFVSRTDDIIKSRGEKVAPKAVEDVLHRMPGIAEALVVGVPHDVLGQAVKALVVASDTALTERDVMRFCAQNLEDHMVPKIVEFRQSLPRTDSGKASRRLAAEPAPITGSIA, encoded by the coding sequence ATGCGGATCGAGCAATATCTCCGGCAGAGCGCAGTACGGGACGGGGCGAAGACCGCCATCGTCGCGGGCGACCTGCGGCTGAGCTACGACCGCTTCCTCGACCTTTCCGCCCGCATGGCAACGACACTCCGGGCCTCGGGTGTCAGTCGCGGCGACCGTGTCCTCATCCTGCTCGACAATGGCTGGCAGGCCGCCGTCGCCGTCCTCGCCACCTGGCTGGCGGGCGCCGTCATCTGTCCGGTCAATCCATCGACGAAGGCCCCCCGCCTTTCGCAGATCGCCGCCGACTGCACGCCCGCTTTCGTGATAACCGAGGCGCGGCTCGAACGGCTCGTCGCGGGCGTCGCCGAGCTTGCCGATACGCCGCGCCTCGCGACGGGAGAGGCGGGCAGCTTCGAGGCCGGGCTGCACGCGGCGCCATTGCCCGCGCAAGATCTTCCGGACAGCGACCTTGCCGCATTGATCTATACGTCGGGCTCGACCGGCGTGCCGAAGGGCGTGATGCTCGCCCATGACAACATGGATGCCGCGGCCCGCTCCATCGCCTTCTATCTCGAAAACACCGCCGCCGACACGCTCCTCGTCGTCCTGCCGATGTCCTTCGGCTACGGGCTCAACCAGCTCGTGACCGCGATGCTGACGGGTGCGACGCTGGTCATCGAGAAATCCTTCGCCTTCCCGCAGGCGGTCTTCGAGAAGATCCGCGACGAGCGCGTCACCGGGTTCGCCCTGGTGCCGGCCATGGCCGCGATGATGATGCAGGCGCGGGACCTCGATCCTTCGCTCTTTGCGAGCCTTCGCTACATCACCAGCGCCGCCGCGCCGCTGCCGCCGGCCCATTTCGACTGGCTGCGCGCCTTCCTGCCGCATGTCCGCGTCTTCTGCATGTACGGCCAGACCGAGTGCACCCGCATCGCCTATCTGCCGCCCGGGGAGATCGACGCCCGTCGGAGCTCGGTCGGCATCGCCATTCCCGGCGTGCGGACCGAGGTCGTGGACGAGGCTGGCGTTGCCGTTCCCCCCGGCACCGTCGGCGAACTGGTCGTCACCGGCGCGAACGTGATGCGCGGCTACTGGCGGAACGAGGCGGCGACCCGCAAGGCGCTACGCCCGGATCCGCGGACCGGCGCGATGCGCCTCCACACCGGCGACCTCTTCACCGCGGATGCGGACGGCTATCTCACCTTCGTCTCGCGCACGGACGACATCATCAAGTCCCGCGGCGAGAAGGTCGCGCCCAAGGCGGTGGAAGACGTGCTGCACCGCATGCCCGGCATTGCCGAAGCCCTCGTCGTCGGCGTTCCCCACGACGTTCTCGGGCAGGCCGTCAAGGCGCTCGTCGTCGCCTCGGATACGGCCCTCACCGAACGGGACGTCATGCGCTTCTGCGCGCAGAACCTCGAGGACCACATGGTCCCGAAGATCGTCGAATTCCGGCAGTCGCTACCTAGAACCGATTCCGGCAAGGCAAGCCGCAGGCTTGCCGCCGAACCCGCCCCCATCACAGGATCGATCGCATGA
- a CDS encoding IclR family transcriptional regulator codes for MRGIDRVVEILEVLREIGVPTQVGQIAARLNAPRSSIYEVIGSLASAGILEVNPGTGEVFFGLASYFYGAAYARQNPIIGLGAEEVNRLGRATGETAELCTLIKNRYAIVHSMPGNSLLRMETKPGFTLPVPWTASGRLLVAHMSREEVGALVPPEDFDLPNGVKLSLDVFYDEVRSADAQGLCVTSGILDTFTKCIAVPIRSTFGQNIATLCFVVPVAIDAAREETLVAALRESQRRLSQYPASILATSA; via the coding sequence ATGCGTGGAATCGACCGCGTGGTCGAGATTCTGGAAGTCCTGCGGGAAATCGGCGTGCCGACGCAGGTCGGGCAGATCGCCGCGCGGCTCAACGCGCCGCGCTCGTCGATCTATGAGGTGATCGGGTCCCTCGCCTCGGCGGGGATCCTCGAAGTCAATCCCGGCACCGGCGAGGTCTTCTTCGGACTGGCGTCCTATTTCTACGGCGCCGCCTATGCCCGGCAGAATCCGATCATCGGCCTCGGTGCGGAAGAAGTGAATCGGCTCGGCCGCGCCACGGGCGAGACGGCGGAACTCTGCACGCTCATCAAAAACCGCTATGCCATCGTCCATTCCATGCCGGGCAACAGCCTGTTGCGCATGGAGACGAAGCCCGGCTTCACCCTGCCCGTACCGTGGACGGCATCCGGCAGGCTGCTTGTCGCGCATATGTCGCGCGAGGAAGTCGGCGCGCTGGTTCCGCCCGAGGACTTCGACCTGCCGAACGGCGTCAAGCTTTCGCTCGACGTGTTCTATGACGAGGTGCGCTCGGCCGACGCGCAGGGCCTCTGCGTGACGTCGGGCATCCTCGATACGTTCACGAAATGCATCGCCGTGCCGATCCGCTCGACCTTCGGGCAGAATATCGCGACCCTCTGCTTCGTCGTGCCGGTCGCCATCGACGCGGCGCGTGAGGAGACACTGGTCGCGGCGCTTCGCGAAAGCCAGCGCCGCCTCAGCCAGTATCCCGCTTCCATTCTCGCAACGAGCGCGTGA
- a CDS encoding threonine/serine dehydratase has protein sequence MIALDDIRAARDRIADGIRRTPVIRADQLKTALPGGVEPMLKLELLQVTGSFKARGATNRLRTTPREQLAGGIVAASGGNHGLATARAGHLAGVKTTIFLPENATPAKIAKLREWGADTVIVGTAWQEANEAALAFCERTGAAYFHPFADPLVVAGQGTVGLEILEQIADVDTVLVAIGGGGLISGVSTAIKSIAPHVRIIGIAAAGSPTLLRSLEAGRNIDIGRATTSVATMSCSHTDPRIFDIVRKNVDGIVLVEDAEMAAAAKWLWFEMGLAADLSGAAAIAALQQGRVAVKPGEKICAIVCGAGPDALTS, from the coding sequence ATGATCGCACTAGACGATATCCGCGCCGCCAGGGACCGTATCGCGGACGGTATTCGCCGGACGCCCGTCATCCGCGCGGACCAGTTGAAGACCGCGCTTCCCGGCGGCGTCGAGCCCATGCTCAAGCTGGAACTTCTCCAGGTGACGGGTTCGTTCAAGGCGCGCGGGGCGACCAACCGGCTGCGGACCACGCCGCGCGAGCAGCTGGCGGGCGGCATCGTGGCCGCTTCCGGGGGCAACCACGGCCTCGCCACCGCGCGTGCCGGCCATCTGGCCGGCGTCAAGACCACGATCTTCCTGCCGGAAAACGCAACGCCCGCCAAGATCGCCAAGCTGCGCGAATGGGGCGCGGATACCGTGATCGTCGGCACGGCATGGCAGGAAGCCAACGAGGCGGCGCTCGCCTTCTGCGAGCGGACCGGCGCGGCCTATTTCCACCCCTTCGCCGATCCTCTCGTCGTCGCCGGGCAGGGCACCGTGGGGCTGGAAATCCTGGAGCAGATCGCCGATGTCGACACGGTCCTCGTCGCGATCGGCGGCGGCGGGCTGATCAGCGGCGTGTCGACCGCCATCAAGAGCATCGCCCCGCATGTCCGCATTATCGGCATCGCCGCCGCCGGCTCGCCCACCCTGCTGCGCTCGCTGGAGGCCGGGCGCAACATCGATATCGGCCGCGCGACCACCTCGGTCGCGACCATGTCGTGCTCGCATACGGATCCCCGCATCTTCGACATCGTCCGCAAGAATGTCGACGGGATCGTGCTCGTGGAGGACGCGGAGATGGCCGCCGCCGCGAAATGGCTCTGGTTCGAAATGGGCCTTGCCGCCGACCTCAGCGGTGCCGCCGCCATCGCGGCCCTGCAGCAGGGACGTGTCGCCGTGAAGCCCGGCGAGAAGATTTGCGCGATCGTCTGCGGCGCCGGCCCGGACGCGCTGACATCCTGA
- a CDS encoding amino acid ABC transporter ATP-binding protein, with the protein MIEVNGVSKSYGRLEVLKDISLQVEAGQVVAIVGPSGSGKSTFLRMLNGLESFSGGSIKIDGHDLSLPRELHQVRKEVGMVFQQFNLFPHLTVGRNVTIAQRLVLKESKAAAEERARRLLARVGLQEKWASYPSQLSGGQQQRVAIARALAMEPKVMLFDEATSALDPELVGEVLDVMRSLAADGMTMLVVTHEMGFARNVADRVLFMDAGRIAADGPPALILDKPKDERLIQFLRRIGNHERPDHAVQPV; encoded by the coding sequence ATGATCGAAGTGAATGGTGTATCCAAGTCCTACGGCAGGCTCGAGGTCCTGAAGGACATTTCGTTGCAGGTCGAGGCGGGGCAGGTCGTGGCGATCGTCGGCCCCAGCGGCTCGGGCAAGAGCACGTTCCTGCGCATGCTCAACGGCCTCGAGAGCTTCAGCGGAGGCTCGATCAAGATCGACGGGCATGACCTTTCCCTGCCGCGCGAGCTGCATCAGGTGCGCAAGGAGGTCGGCATGGTGTTCCAGCAGTTCAACCTCTTCCCGCATCTGACGGTGGGCCGCAACGTGACCATCGCGCAGCGGCTGGTCCTGAAGGAGAGCAAGGCCGCCGCCGAGGAGCGGGCACGCCGCCTTCTCGCACGCGTCGGCCTGCAGGAAAAATGGGCCTCCTACCCGAGCCAGCTTTCCGGCGGACAGCAGCAGCGGGTGGCGATCGCGCGGGCGCTGGCGATGGAGCCGAAGGTCATGCTCTTCGACGAGGCGACCTCCGCGCTCGATCCGGAGCTTGTCGGCGAGGTGCTGGACGTCATGCGCTCGCTGGCGGCTGACGGCATGACCATGCTCGTCGTCACCCACGAGATGGGTTTCGCGCGCAATGTGGCCGACCGCGTCCTCTTCATGGATGCCGGCCGGATCGCCGCCGATGGGCCGCCCGCCCTTATTCTCGACAAACCAAAAGACGAGCGGCTGATCCAGTTCCTTCGCCGTATCGGAAATCACGAACGGCCGGACCACGCGGTGCAGCCGGTCTGA